From a region of the Thermus caldilimi genome:
- a CDS encoding acyl-CoA mutase large subunit family protein — protein MEGLFESLPEGYRERLGRPGEYPFTRGIYPRMYLDRLWTMRQYAGFSTAEESNARYRYLLAQGQTGLSVAFDLPTQLGLDPDHPMSVGEVGRVGVSIATLEDMRKLFDGIPLDRVSTSMTINAPAMMLLALYLLVAEEQGVPWDKVSGTVQNDILKEYFARGTYIYPPGPSMRLVTDIFEFCAQRVPKWNTISISGYHIREAGATAAQEIAFTLADGKAYVKAALERDLKVDEFAPRLSFFFAAHGDIFEEAAKFRAARRLWARIMREEFGAKDPRSWMLRFHTQTGGSTLTAQEPLNNVVRTAYQALAAVLGGTQSLHTNAYDEALGLPTEKSALLALRTQQILAFESGVTRAVDPLGGSFYVEHLTDELEREAERLIAEIDALGGAVAAVEAGYFSRAIEESAWQFQKEVEEGKRVIVGVNRFTDPQSPLNEPTPVQRIDPELHERRKRELAAFKAGRDGESVRLGLENLRQAARGSENLFPYVLEAFRRRATLGEVCGVLREEWGEYQPGR, from the coding sequence ATGGAAGGTCTCTTTGAGTCCCTACCCGAAGGCTACCGGGAAAGGCTTGGCCGCCCCGGGGAGTACCCCTTTACCCGGGGCATCTACCCCCGGATGTACCTGGACAGGCTCTGGACCATGCGGCAGTACGCGGGCTTCTCCACCGCGGAGGAGTCCAACGCCCGCTACCGATACCTCCTCGCCCAGGGCCAGACGGGCCTCAGCGTGGCCTTCGACCTCCCCACCCAGCTGGGCCTGGACCCCGACCATCCCATGAGCGTGGGGGAGGTGGGCCGGGTGGGGGTGTCCATCGCCACCCTCGAGGACATGCGCAAACTCTTTGACGGCATCCCCCTGGACCGGGTCTCCACCAGCATGACCATCAACGCCCCCGCCATGATGCTCCTGGCCCTCTACCTCCTGGTGGCGGAGGAGCAGGGGGTACCTTGGGACAAGGTCTCGGGCACCGTGCAAAACGACATCCTCAAGGAGTACTTCGCCCGGGGCACCTACATCTACCCTCCGGGCCCTTCCATGCGTCTGGTAACCGATATCTTTGAGTTCTGCGCCCAGCGGGTGCCCAAGTGGAACACCATCTCCATCTCCGGCTACCACATCCGCGAGGCGGGGGCCACCGCCGCCCAGGAGATCGCCTTCACCCTGGCGGACGGCAAGGCCTACGTGAAGGCGGCCCTGGAACGGGACCTCAAGGTGGACGAGTTTGCCCCTAGGCTTTCCTTCTTCTTCGCCGCCCACGGGGACATCTTTGAGGAGGCGGCCAAGTTCCGGGCCGCCAGGAGGCTTTGGGCCCGCATCATGCGGGAGGAGTTCGGGGCCAAGGACCCGAGAAGCTGGATGCTCCGCTTCCACACGCAAACGGGAGGCTCCACCCTCACCGCCCAGGAGCCCCTGAACAACGTGGTGCGCACCGCCTACCAGGCCCTGGCGGCGGTGCTCGGGGGCACTCAAAGCCTCCACACCAACGCCTACGACGAGGCCCTGGGCCTCCCCACGGAGAAAAGCGCCCTTCTCGCCCTCCGCACCCAGCAGATCCTGGCCTTTGAAAGCGGGGTCACCCGGGCGGTGGACCCCTTGGGGGGAAGCTTCTACGTGGAACACCTCACCGATGAGCTGGAGCGGGAGGCGGAAAGGCTCATCGCCGAGATCGACGCCCTGGGGGGCGCGGTGGCCGCGGTGGAGGCGGGGTACTTCAGCCGGGCCATCGAGGAGTCCGCCTGGCAGTTCCAGAAGGAGGTGGAGGAGGGCAAGCGGGTCATCGTGGGGGTGAACCGCTTCACCGATCCCCAGAGCCCCCTGAACGAGCCCACCCCGGTGCAGCGCATCGACCCCGAGCTCCACGAACGGCGCAAGCGGGAGCTGGCCGCCTTCAAAGCCGGGCGGGACGGGGAAAGCGTCCGGCTCGGCCTGGAAAACCTCCGCCAGGCGGCCCGGGGAAGCGAGAACCTTTTCCCCTACGTGCTGGAGGCCTTCCGCCGCCGGGCCACCCTAGGGGAGGTCTGCGGGGTGCTCAGGGAGGAGTGGGGGGAGTATCAGCCGGGGAGGTAA
- the acs gene encoding acetate--CoA ligase, producing MDRIEGVLKEERVFYPSEEFRSKAHIKSEEEYQRLYEESLKDPEGFWGRVASELHWFEPWQKVLEGDLPHAKWFVGGKTNLSYNALDRHVQTWRRNKAALIWEGEPGEERVLTYHDLWREVQKFANALKRLGVRKGDRVTLYLPMIPEAAIAMLASARIGAVHSVVFGGFSSGALAERIKDAEAKVLITADGGYRRGQVVPLKQNADEALKEVSTVEHVVVVRRTGEEVPWTPGRDHWWHELMEAVSDRCDPEPMEAEEPLFILYTSGSTGKPKGVLHTLGGYMTYVYLTTKLVFDLKDEDVYWCTADVGWITGHSYVVYGPLLNGATTVMYEGAPNWPEPDRFWQIVDKYGVNILYTAPTAIRAFMKWGEGWPLKHRLDTLRLLGTVGEPINPEAWLWYYNVIGKGRCPIVDTWWQTETGGIMITTLPGAHPMKPGHAGKPFFGVVPEILDAEHRPVENPEEGGHLCIARPWPGMLRTVWGDPERFLQQYFSQHPGKYFTGDGARRDQEGYYLILGRVDDVLNVAGHRLGTMEIESALVAHPAVAEAAVVGRPDPLKGEAIVAFVTLKEGHAPSEALRDELKAHVAKVIGPIARPDEVHFTDALPKTRSGKIMRRLLRQIAAGEQEIKGDTSTLEDRSVVERLRQGA from the coding sequence ATGGACCGGATCGAAGGCGTTCTCAAGGAAGAGCGGGTGTTCTACCCCAGCGAGGAGTTCCGGAGCAAAGCCCACATCAAGAGCGAGGAAGAGTACCAGCGCCTCTACGAGGAAAGCCTGAAGGACCCCGAGGGCTTCTGGGGACGGGTGGCCTCCGAGCTCCACTGGTTCGAACCCTGGCAGAAGGTGCTGGAGGGGGACCTGCCCCATGCCAAGTGGTTCGTGGGGGGCAAGACCAATCTGTCCTACAATGCCCTGGACCGCCATGTCCAAACCTGGCGGCGCAACAAGGCGGCCCTCATCTGGGAGGGGGAGCCGGGGGAAGAGCGGGTCCTCACCTACCACGACCTCTGGCGGGAGGTGCAGAAGTTCGCCAACGCCCTGAAGCGCCTGGGGGTGCGGAAGGGGGACCGGGTCACCCTCTACCTTCCCATGATCCCTGAGGCGGCCATCGCCATGCTGGCCTCGGCCCGCATCGGGGCGGTGCACTCGGTGGTCTTCGGGGGCTTTTCCAGCGGCGCTTTGGCCGAGCGCATCAAGGACGCAGAGGCCAAGGTGCTCATTACCGCGGACGGGGGCTACCGCCGGGGGCAGGTGGTGCCCCTGAAGCAGAACGCCGACGAGGCCCTTAAGGAGGTCTCCACCGTGGAGCACGTGGTGGTGGTGCGGCGTACCGGGGAGGAGGTCCCCTGGACCCCGGGCCGGGACCACTGGTGGCACGAGCTCATGGAAGCGGTTTCCGATCGGTGCGACCCCGAGCCCATGGAGGCGGAGGAGCCCCTCTTCATCCTCTACACCTCGGGCTCCACCGGGAAGCCCAAGGGGGTCCTGCACACCCTGGGCGGCTACATGACCTACGTCTACCTCACCACCAAGCTGGTCTTCGACCTCAAGGACGAGGACGTCTACTGGTGCACCGCGGACGTGGGCTGGATCACCGGCCACTCCTACGTGGTCTATGGCCCCCTTCTGAACGGGGCCACCACGGTGATGTACGAGGGGGCCCCCAACTGGCCCGAGCCCGACCGCTTCTGGCAGATCGTGGACAAGTACGGGGTGAACATTCTCTACACTGCCCCCACCGCCATCCGCGCCTTCATGAAGTGGGGCGAGGGTTGGCCCTTGAAGCACCGCCTGGACACCCTGCGCCTTTTGGGCACCGTGGGCGAGCCCATTAACCCCGAGGCTTGGCTCTGGTACTACAACGTCATCGGTAAGGGGCGGTGCCCCATCGTGGACACCTGGTGGCAGACGGAGACCGGGGGCATCATGATCACCACCTTGCCCGGGGCGCACCCCATGAAGCCGGGCCACGCGGGGAAGCCCTTCTTCGGGGTGGTGCCGGAGATCCTGGACGCGGAGCACCGCCCCGTGGAGAACCCGGAAGAGGGCGGGCACCTCTGCATCGCCCGCCCCTGGCCCGGCATGCTCCGCACCGTCTGGGGGGACCCGGAGCGCTTCCTGCAACAGTACTTCAGCCAGCACCCCGGTAAGTACTTCACCGGAGACGGGGCCCGGCGGGATCAGGAGGGTTATTACCTGATCCTGGGCCGGGTGGACGACGTCTTGAACGTGGCCGGGCACCGGTTGGGCACCATGGAGATCGAGTCTGCTTTGGTGGCCCACCCCGCGGTGGCCGAGGCGGCGGTGGTGGGCCGCCCCGATCCCCTGAAGGGAGAGGCCATCGTGGCCTTCGTAACCCTGAAGGAGGGGCATGCGCCCTCGGAGGCCCTGCGGGACGAGCTCAAGGCCCACGTGGCCAAGGTGATCGGGCCCATCGCCCGCCCGGACGAGGTGCATTTCACGGATGCCCTGCCCAAGACCCGCTCCGGCAAGATCATGCGCCGCCTCCTGCGGCAGATCGCCGCCGGGGAGCAGGAGATCAAGGGGGATACCTCCACCCTCGAGGACCGCTCGGTGGTGGAGCGCCTCCGGCAGGGGGCCTAG
- a CDS encoding winged helix-turn-helix transcriptional regulator, with protein sequence MALSKNTRKVLKVLARRGAPEVLFALSRGTSRFSDLESFLGLSPRTLAERLRELNLLGFVQRQAYPEVPPRVEYLLTPRGKRVLDFLSELDEILDTVQEGKR encoded by the coding sequence ATGGCCCTGTCCAAGAACACCCGCAAGGTGCTCAAGGTGCTGGCACGGCGCGGGGCACCCGAGGTGCTCTTCGCCTTAAGCCGGGGAACCTCCCGCTTCTCCGACCTGGAGTCCTTCCTGGGCCTTTCCCCCCGCACCTTGGCGGAGCGGCTTCGGGAGCTTAACCTCTTGGGCTTCGTGCAGCGGCAGGCTTACCCCGAGGTTCCCCCCCGGGTAGAATACCTCTTGACCCCGCGGGGCAAGCGGGTTTTGGATTTCCTGAGCGAATTGGATGAGATATTGGATACGGTGCAGGAGGGGAAGCGGTGA
- the minD gene encoding septum site-determining protein MinD — translation MKAKAIVVTSGKGGVGKTTTTANLGAALAKLGEKVVVVDVDVGLRNLDVVMGLEGRVVFDLIDVLEGRAKVRQALIRDKRIENLFLLPASQTKDKEALDPAKFRELVHQLLTEEGFDRVLIDSPAGIEKGFQTAATPAEGALVVVNPEVSSVRDADRIIGLLEAREIRENYLVINRLRPRMVARGDMLSVEDVVEILGLKPIGIIPEDEQVLISTNQGEPLVLKGTSPAAIAYMDTARRLKGEEVPFRNLEEAQGLFSVIRRLFGGR, via the coding sequence GTGAAAGCGAAAGCCATCGTGGTGACGTCGGGTAAGGGCGGGGTGGGGAAGACCACCACCACCGCCAACCTGGGGGCGGCCTTGGCCAAACTAGGGGAGAAGGTGGTGGTGGTGGACGTGGACGTGGGCCTCAGGAACCTGGATGTGGTCATGGGCCTCGAGGGGCGGGTGGTCTTTGACTTGATCGACGTGCTGGAGGGGCGGGCCAAGGTGCGCCAGGCCTTGATCCGGGATAAGCGCATAGAAAACCTCTTCCTCCTCCCTGCCTCCCAGACCAAGGACAAGGAGGCCCTGGACCCCGCAAAGTTCCGGGAGTTGGTCCACCAGCTTTTGACGGAGGAGGGGTTTGACCGGGTGCTCATCGACTCCCCTGCCGGCATCGAGAAGGGTTTCCAGACCGCTGCCACCCCGGCGGAAGGGGCCTTGGTGGTGGTGAACCCGGAGGTTTCCAGTGTGCGCGACGCCGACCGCATCATCGGCCTCCTCGAGGCACGGGAGATCCGGGAGAACTACCTGGTCATCAACCGCCTAAGGCCCAGGATGGTGGCCCGGGGGGATATGCTCTCCGTAGAGGACGTGGTGGAGATCCTGGGGCTTAAGCCCATCGGCATCATCCCGGAGGACGAGCAGGTGCTCATTTCCACCAACCAGGGCGAGCCTCTGGTGCTGAAGGGGACCAGCCCCGCCGCCATCGCCTACATGGACACCGCCCGCCGCCTTAAGGG
- a CDS encoding nuclear transport factor 2 family protein has protein sequence METEAQLWEFLEKHLTSIYQGDWATYEATTHPDLSLYEWFVTPHRLDGLAFHRFMIEHNWATSGRPHRLDLLEKRLQRYGEVAIFTYTLLLTVEAEGGLKHRAVNESRVAVRFPEGWKVVHVHKSPAG, from the coding sequence ATGGAAACCGAGGCCCAGCTTTGGGAGTTTTTGGAAAAACACCTGACCAGCATCTACCAAGGGGACTGGGCCACCTATGAGGCCACCACCCACCCCGACCTTTCCCTTTACGAGTGGTTCGTGACCCCCCACCGCCTGGATGGCCTGGCCTTCCACCGCTTCATGATCGAGCACAACTGGGCCACCTCGGGAAGGCCTCACCGTTTAGACCTCCTGGAAAAGCGCCTCCAGCGCTACGGGGAGGTGGCCATCTTCACCTACACCCTGCTCCTCACCGTGGAGGCGGAAGGGGGGCTAAAGCACCGGGCGGTGAACGAAAGCCGGGTGGCGGTGCGCTTCCCCGAGGGCTGGAAGGTGGTGCACGTGCACAAGAGCCCGGCCGGATAG
- a CDS encoding AMP-binding protein has protein sequence MARKRSLSTVQAALRILAYLAEHPEGVEVKEVARLLGKSLSTAYALLNSLAEEGFAVKTERGYRLGQAKPLRLETTPLEEALEELYLRTRERCYLALLTPEGIRLKTRGRQGQPHPLGDTLPEEAHALALGKVLLSYGALPLPPLVPRTPYTLTDPLALEAELARVRESGLAAEMEEYALGLSALAAPLFSPRGELLGALGVVVPTRRFPFAFSRLARALSEVARVSAHLRPPEPPSLAPPLEPSLQVEVVEPPCPLKERANLRDYPGAYRASLEDPESFFGNFAREFHWETPWERVYDPATHTWFSEGRTNAALNALDRHLPEKAQQVALITLDGDGHLEKWTYRELLDLSRRLAGVFQALGVKRGDRVALYLPTGQEAALSLLALGRIGAVHVALPVGLGPEALRERLLQSQARLLVAADGYFRRGQLVPLRPVVEAALSGLDLPVLWHTRGTTEFLERASEGKPADAVPVPAQHPLFILHTSGSTGRPKGVVHGHGGYMVGVSWALRYLFDLKPGEVFHTTADLFWVVGHSFGLYAPLFLGGTSLLVEDRPDHPNPAAFYERLRRFGVDVLLTSPTVLRTLRRHGEARPTSLRLVGSVGEALAPEVWRWTREHLAWPLDNWWQTELGAPALATPLTLPAKPGFVGVPLPGVEARVVDAEGQVLPPGAKGHLVLLRAGPAHMVDLLGGESPWWGGLYWTGDLATWDEEGYFRILGRSEEVIKVGEVRLGTAEVEAAALTHPQVAEAAAIGIPGEEGEEIVVFTVPKKEVPEELKALLAEKIKAHLLRHLGPVPPPRIVFVERLPRTRSGKILRRLLKAELLGVDPGDVSALEEEYGGAKAS, from the coding sequence ATGGCCAGGAAGAGGAGCCTCTCCACGGTCCAGGCGGCCCTGCGCATCCTGGCCTACCTGGCCGAGCACCCGGAAGGGGTGGAGGTGAAGGAGGTGGCCCGCCTCCTGGGGAAGAGCCTCTCCACCGCCTACGCCCTTTTGAACAGCCTGGCGGAGGAGGGCTTCGCGGTGAAGACGGAGCGGGGGTACCGCCTGGGCCAGGCCAAGCCCCTCCGGCTGGAAACCACACCCCTCGAGGAGGCCCTGGAGGAACTCTATCTCCGCACCCGGGAGCGGTGCTACCTGGCCCTTCTGACCCCGGAAGGGATCCGGCTCAAAACCCGGGGCCGGCAGGGCCAGCCCCATCCCCTGGGGGACACCCTACCGGAGGAGGCCCACGCCCTGGCCCTGGGCAAGGTTCTTCTGTCCTACGGGGCCCTGCCCCTGCCTCCCCTCGTCCCCAGAACCCCCTACACCCTGACCGATCCCCTGGCCCTGGAAGCGGAACTGGCCCGGGTCCGGGAATCGGGCCTGGCAGCGGAGATGGAGGAGTACGCCCTGGGTCTTTCTGCCCTGGCGGCTCCCCTTTTCAGCCCGAGAGGGGAGCTTTTGGGGGCTTTGGGGGTGGTGGTGCCCACAAGGCGCTTTCCCTTCGCCTTCAGCCGCCTGGCCCGGGCCCTTTCCGAGGTGGCCCGGGTGTCCGCCCACCTGCGCCCCCCGGAGCCCCCCAGCCTGGCCCCTCCCCTGGAGCCCAGCCTCCAGGTGGAGGTGGTGGAACCTCCCTGCCCCCTTAAGGAACGGGCCAACCTGCGGGACTACCCCGGGGCCTACCGGGCAAGCCTCGAGGATCCCGAAAGCTTCTTCGGCAACTTCGCCCGGGAATTCCACTGGGAAACCCCCTGGGAAAGGGTCTACGACCCTGCCACCCACACCTGGTTCAGCGAAGGGCGCACCAACGCCGCCTTAAACGCCTTAGACCGCCACCTGCCCGAAAAGGCCCAGCAGGTGGCCCTCATCACCCTGGACGGGGATGGGCACTTGGAAAAGTGGACCTACCGGGAACTCCTAGACCTCTCCCGCCGCCTCGCCGGGGTCTTCCAGGCCTTGGGAGTGAAGCGGGGGGACCGGGTGGCCCTCTACCTGCCCACGGGGCAGGAGGCTGCCTTGAGCCTCCTGGCCTTGGGGCGGATCGGAGCAGTGCACGTGGCCCTGCCCGTGGGCCTTGGCCCAGAAGCCTTAAGGGAGCGGCTTCTCCAAAGCCAGGCCCGCCTTCTGGTGGCCGCCGACGGCTACTTCCGCCGGGGCCAGCTCGTCCCCTTAAGGCCGGTGGTGGAGGCAGCCCTTTCGGGGTTGGATCTCCCCGTGCTCTGGCACACCCGGGGCACCACAGAGTTTCTGGAAAGGGCCTCGGAGGGAAAGCCCGCGGACGCCGTCCCCGTTCCCGCCCAGCATCCCCTCTTCATCCTCCACACCTCAGGCTCCACGGGCAGGCCCAAGGGGGTGGTCCACGGCCACGGCGGGTACATGGTGGGGGTAAGCTGGGCCCTCCGCTACCTCTTTGACCTGAAGCCAGGGGAAGTGTTCCACACCACCGCCGACCTCTTCTGGGTGGTGGGACATTCCTTCGGCCTGTACGCCCCGCTCTTCCTGGGGGGCACCAGCCTCCTGGTGGAGGACCGGCCGGACCACCCCAACCCCGCCGCCTTCTACGAAAGACTGAGGCGGTTCGGGGTGGACGTGCTCCTCACCTCCCCCACGGTGCTCCGCACCCTGCGTCGCCACGGGGAAGCCCGGCCCACCTCCTTACGCCTGGTGGGGAGCGTGGGGGAGGCCTTGGCCCCCGAGGTGTGGCGCTGGACCCGGGAGCACCTGGCCTGGCCCCTGGACAACTGGTGGCAGACCGAGCTGGGAGCCCCTGCCCTGGCCACCCCCCTCACCCTCCCCGCCAAGCCGGGCTTCGTGGGCGTCCCCTTGCCGGGGGTGGAGGCAAGGGTGGTGGACGCGGAAGGCCAGGTCCTCCCTCCAGGGGCCAAGGGCCACCTGGTGCTCCTGAGGGCAGGGCCGGCCCACATGGTGGATCTCCTGGGAGGGGAAAGCCCCTGGTGGGGCGGGCTCTACTGGACGGGGGATCTCGCCACCTGGGACGAGGAGGGCTACTTCCGCATCCTGGGTCGCTCCGAGGAGGTCATCAAGGTGGGGGAGGTCCGGCTCGGCACCGCCGAGGTGGAAGCGGCCGCCCTCACCCACCCCCAGGTGGCGGAGGCAGCCGCCATCGGGATCCCCGGGGAGGAGGGTGAGGAGATCGTGGTCTTTACGGTTCCCAAAAAGGAGGTGCCCGAGGAGCTTAAGGCCCTCCTGGCCGAGAAGATCAAGGCCCACCTCCTGCGGCATCTGGGGCCGGTCCCCCCGCCCCGGATCGTCTTCGTGGAACGCCTGCCCCGTACCCGAAGCGGCAAGATCCTTAGGCGGCTCCTAAAGGCAGAACTCCTGGGCGTAGACCCTGGGGATGTTTCGGCATTGGAGGAGGAGTATGGCGGTGCAAAAGCTTCTTAA